The following proteins are encoded in a genomic region of Synechococcus sp. CBW1002:
- the ndhI gene encoding NAD(P)H-quinone oxidoreductase subunit I yields MFGFLKKVSDYTRDAVGAAQYMTQGLAVTFDHLRRRPITVQYPYEKLIPSERYRGRIHYEFDKCIACEVCVRVCPINLPVVDWVMNKATKKKELRNYSIDFGVCIFCGNCVEYCPTNCLSMTEEYELSTFDRHSLNYDNIALGRLPTSVTSDPAVFALRELAYLPQGVMDPRDVPATAPRAGKLPEQVLQTLPKAAPAGETQADPGAAS; encoded by the coding sequence ATGTTCGGCTTCCTCAAGAAGGTCAGTGACTACACGCGTGATGCAGTGGGCGCCGCCCAGTACATGACCCAGGGCCTGGCGGTCACCTTTGACCACCTGCGCCGGCGCCCGATCACGGTTCAGTACCCCTACGAGAAGCTGATCCCATCGGAGCGCTATCGGGGTCGTATCCACTACGAGTTCGACAAGTGCATCGCCTGTGAGGTGTGTGTGCGCGTCTGCCCAATCAACCTGCCGGTGGTCGACTGGGTCATGAACAAAGCCACCAAGAAAAAGGAGCTGCGCAACTATTCAATCGATTTCGGGGTGTGCATCTTCTGCGGCAACTGCGTCGAATACTGCCCCACCAATTGCCTTTCGATGACCGAGGAGTACGAGCTGTCGACCTTCGATCGCCACAGTCTCAACTACGACAACATTGCCCTCGGCCGGCTGCCCACCAGTGTCACCAGTGATCCGGCCGTGTTCGCCCTGCGCGAACTGGCTTACCTGCCCCAGGGGGTGATGGATCCCCGCGATGTGCCCGCCACGGCCCCGCGGGCAGGCAAACTTCCCGAGCAGGTTCTGCAGACCCTGCCCAAGGCCGCCCCTGCCGGCGAGACCCAGGCCGATCCCGGAGCCGCTTCCTGA
- a CDS encoding NDP-sugar synthase, translating to MKAMILAAGKGTRVRPITHILPKPMIPILQKPVMEFLLELLRQHGFDEIMVNVSHLAEEIENYFRDGQRFGVQIAYSFEGKIEDGELIGDALGSAGGLKKIQNFQPFFDDTFVVLCGDALIDLDLSEAVRRHREKGAMASLVTKRVPKEQVSSYGVVVTDPDGRVLSFQEKPSLEEAASDMINTGIYIFEPEVFDFIPDTTPFDIGSDLFPRLVQAGAPFYALPMDFEWVDIGKVPDYWQAIRSVLEGEVRQVQIPGKEVRPGIYAGLNVAANWDKINVKGPIYVGGMSRIEDGVTIIGPAMIGPSCHICAGATIDNSIIFDYSRIGAGVRLVDKLVFGRYCVDRNGDHFDLQEAALDWLITDVRRQDHSSPSPQQKAMADLLGTDLTLSQRP from the coding sequence ATGAAGGCGATGATCCTGGCGGCAGGGAAGGGCACACGGGTAAGGCCGATCACCCACATTCTGCCGAAGCCGATGATTCCGATCCTGCAGAAGCCGGTGATGGAATTCCTGCTGGAGCTGCTGCGTCAGCATGGCTTCGACGAAATCATGGTGAACGTCTCCCATCTAGCTGAGGAGATCGAGAACTATTTTCGTGATGGCCAACGCTTCGGCGTGCAGATTGCCTACAGCTTCGAAGGGAAGATTGAAGATGGAGAACTGATCGGCGATGCCCTCGGCTCAGCCGGAGGCCTCAAGAAGATTCAGAATTTCCAACCCTTCTTCGACGACACCTTCGTGGTGCTCTGCGGCGATGCTCTGATTGATCTCGATCTCAGCGAGGCGGTGCGTCGCCACCGTGAGAAGGGCGCCATGGCAAGCCTCGTCACCAAACGCGTTCCGAAGGAGCAGGTGAGCAGCTACGGCGTGGTGGTGACGGACCCTGATGGGCGCGTGCTGTCCTTCCAGGAGAAGCCGAGCCTGGAAGAAGCAGCTAGCGACATGATCAATACCGGCATTTATATTTTTGAGCCGGAGGTCTTCGACTTCATTCCCGATACAACTCCCTTTGATATCGGCTCCGATCTTTTCCCAAGGCTGGTTCAGGCAGGCGCTCCATTTTATGCCCTGCCCATGGATTTTGAGTGGGTGGACATCGGCAAGGTACCTGATTACTGGCAGGCGATCCGTAGCGTCCTGGAAGGTGAGGTCAGGCAAGTGCAGATTCCAGGCAAGGAAGTGCGCCCAGGGATCTATGCGGGCCTGAACGTTGCTGCAAACTGGGACAAGATCAATGTGAAAGGACCGATCTATGTCGGTGGGATGAGCCGCATTGAGGATGGGGTCACGATCATTGGTCCGGCGATGATCGGTCCCAGCTGTCACATCTGTGCTGGTGCCACGATCGACAATTCCATCATCTTCGATTACTCACGCATCGGTGCTGGCGTGCGCCTGGTCGACAAGCTCGTGTTCGGTCGTTATTGCGTCGATCGCAACGGCGATCACTTCGATCTGCAGGAAGCCGCCCTCGACTGGCTGATCACCGATGTCAGGCGTCAGGACCACAGCTCCCCTTCACCCCAGCAGAAGGCCATGGCCGACCTTCTCGGCACCGACCTGACCCTGTCCCAGAGGCCCTAA
- a CDS encoding histidine phosphatase family protein: MSEGRELLLLRHGIAEERSPDRPDAGRGLTPRGDRRTRAVVERLCALNLGCELWFTSPLLRARQTAAIAADLGLAPLPLEAPELAPEADAAPLLERCLAGDGELPAWSRLGLVGHEPDLSALAARLIGAPLEALELRKAGVILLALPSRGLPWGHSALRLLLSPRSLLAS; encoded by the coding sequence ATGAGCGAGGGGCGGGAACTGCTGCTGCTTCGCCATGGCATCGCCGAGGAGCGTTCACCGGACCGGCCCGACGCGGGACGCGGCCTCACCCCACGGGGCGATCGCCGCACCCGCGCCGTGGTGGAGCGCCTCTGCGCCCTGAACCTGGGCTGCGAGCTGTGGTTCACCAGTCCGCTGCTGCGCGCCCGCCAGACCGCCGCCATCGCCGCCGATCTGGGCCTGGCACCGCTCCCACTCGAGGCCCCCGAACTGGCCCCGGAGGCCGATGCCGCACCCCTGCTGGAGCGCTGCCTGGCTGGCGATGGCGAACTGCCCGCTTGGAGCCGTCTGGGCCTGGTGGGCCATGAACCCGACCTCAGCGCCCTGGCAGCCAGGCTGATCGGTGCGCCCCTCGAAGCGCTGGAGCTGCGCAAGGCCGGCGTGATCCTGCTGGCCCTGCCGTCCCGGGGGCTGCCCTGGGGCCACAGCGCCCTGCGATTGCTGCTCTCGCCACGCTCCCTGCTGGCATCCTGA
- a CDS encoding response regulator transcription factor, with protein sequence MAGLSERELEIIELVAQGLTNQEIADRLMISKRTVDNHVSNIFTKTGVKNRVALLNWAMDNGKICRDGFNCCSLDGTGPEARPPGKQG encoded by the coding sequence ATGGCCGGCCTTTCAGAGCGGGAACTTGAGATTATTGAGCTGGTGGCGCAAGGCCTGACCAACCAGGAAATCGCCGATCGCCTGATGATCAGCAAGCGCACCGTAGATAATCACGTCAGCAATATCTTCACCAAGACAGGTGTGAAGAACCGGGTGGCCCTGCTCAACTGGGCCATGGACAACGGCAAGATCTGCCGCGACGGCTTCAATTGCTGTTCGCTGGATGGGACTGGACCGGAAGCTCGCCCACCAGGGAAACAAGGCTGA
- a CDS encoding NADH-quinone oxidoreductase subunit J, with translation MTIASTTQQICFLVLSATLVFGSLGVVLLPNIVYSAFLLGGVFLSVAGLYLLLNASFVAAAQVLVYVGAVNVLILFAIMLVNKQETLAAIPGLLLRRILSGAVCAGLFLLLVRVAFTTDWALPGPEPIGDEATIRIGEHLFSDYLLPFELASVLLLMAMIGAIVLARRDVFSSDVITGEPADQGLIEKSRTPLLLDTNAQKRPMLENTP, from the coding sequence ATGACGATCGCTTCCACCACCCAGCAGATCTGCTTCCTGGTGCTGTCGGCCACCCTGGTGTTCGGCTCGCTCGGCGTGGTGCTGCTGCCCAACATTGTCTATTCGGCCTTCCTGCTCGGCGGCGTTTTCCTGTCGGTGGCTGGGCTGTATCTCCTGCTCAATGCCAGCTTCGTGGCCGCCGCCCAGGTGCTGGTCTACGTGGGTGCCGTGAACGTGCTGATCCTGTTCGCGATCATGCTCGTGAACAAGCAGGAGACCCTCGCCGCCATTCCCGGCCTGCTGCTGCGTCGCATCCTCTCCGGGGCGGTCTGCGCTGGACTGTTCCTGCTGCTGGTTCGGGTGGCCTTCACCACCGACTGGGCCCTGCCAGGCCCCGAACCGATCGGCGATGAGGCCACCATCCGCATCGGTGAGCACCTGTTCAGCGATTATCTGCTGCCCTTTGAGCTGGCCTCAGTGCTGCTCTTGATGGCGATGATCGGAGCGATTGTGCTGGCCCGCCGCGACGTGTTCAGCAGTGATGTGATCACAGGCGAGCCCGCCGATCAGGGCCTGATCGAAAAGTCCCGCACTCCCCTGCTGCTGGACACCAATGCCCAGAAGCGTCCCATGCTGGAGAACACTCCATGA
- a CDS encoding CYTH domain-containing protein: protein MALEIERRFLVRGDQWRTRVRWSEQLAQGYLVSREDGFTLRVRLADGDRAWLTLKAAVPSGAVSSEAPLSEAVQVPADKAATVVPLIRQEFEYAIPWADGEALLAQAPNQVLKHRYGLDLPGGDWVLDVFEGANAPLVVAEVELPDAGTEVVVPPWCGPEITGRHDLSNAALARHPLNSWSTAELGALLGPLD from the coding sequence ATGGCCCTGGAAATCGAGCGTCGCTTTCTTGTGCGTGGGGATCAATGGCGGACGCGGGTGCGCTGGAGTGAGCAATTGGCCCAGGGGTATCTGGTGAGCCGGGAGGATGGCTTCACCCTGCGGGTGCGCCTCGCCGATGGGGACCGCGCCTGGCTCACCCTCAAGGCGGCGGTGCCATCTGGAGCGGTGTCATCCGAGGCACCGTTATCGGAGGCCGTGCAGGTTCCAGCGGACAAGGCTGCCACCGTCGTTCCCTTGATCCGCCAGGAATTCGAATACGCGATCCCGTGGGCGGATGGCGAGGCTCTGCTGGCCCAGGCGCCAAACCAGGTGCTCAAGCACCGCTATGGCCTGGATCTGCCCGGGGGCGACTGGGTGCTGGATGTGTTTGAGGGGGCCAATGCTCCGCTGGTGGTGGCGGAAGTTGAACTGCCCGATGCCGGCACCGAGGTGGTGGTGCCGCCTTGGTGCGGACCCGAGATCACAGGCCGCCACGACCTCAGCAACGCAGCCCTGGCCCGCCATCCCCTGAACTCCTGGTCCACTGCGGAGCTTGGCGCCCTGCTGGGGCCGTTGGATTAG
- the nuoK gene encoding NADH-quinone oxidoreductase subunit NuoK: protein MSLDLPSPIPLQAYLVLAAILFCTGVWGLINSRNAVRVLMSIELMLNAVNINLMAFSTYLDGQLIRGQVFTIFVITVAAAEAAVGLAILLSLYRNRETVDMERFNLLRW from the coding sequence ATGAGCCTTGATCTGCCCAGCCCCATCCCCCTGCAGGCCTATCTGGTGCTGGCCGCCATCCTGTTCTGCACCGGGGTGTGGGGGCTGATCAACAGCCGCAACGCTGTGCGCGTGCTGATGAGCATTGAACTGATGCTCAACGCGGTGAACATCAATCTGATGGCCTTCTCGACCTACCTGGATGGCCAGTTGATCCGCGGCCAGGTGTTCACCATTTTCGTGATCACCGTGGCGGCCGCCGAAGCTGCCGTGGGTCTTGCCATCCTCCTGTCCCTCTATCGCAACCGCGAAACCGTGGATATGGAGCGTTTCAACCTGCTGCGCTGGTAG
- a CDS encoding citrate synthase, with product MDPSSSSPPFRPGLEGVPATQSAICDIDGQQGLLTYRGYDVDELADRSSFLETAYLLIWGDLPTASQLASFQHEVQMHRRVSFRIRDMMKCFPATGHPMDALQSSAASLGLFYSRRALDNPEYIFEAVVRLIAKIPTMVAAFQLIRKGQDPIQPRDDLSYAANFLYMITEREPDPLAARIFDACLILHAEHSLNASTFSARVTASTLTDPYAVVASAVGTLAGPLHGGANEDVLAMLETIGSADRVEAWLDQAIAEKQKIMGFGHREYKVKDPRAVILQRLAEDLFDRFGHDPLYDLARQLEDAAAVRLGPKGIYPNVDFYSGLVYRKLGIPRDLFTPIFAIARTAGWLAHWKEQLGANRIYRPTQIYTGTSDLSWVPLEAR from the coding sequence GTGGATCCGTCTTCCTCTTCTCCTCCCTTCCGTCCGGGTCTGGAGGGCGTACCGGCCACCCAGTCGGCGATCTGCGACATCGACGGACAGCAGGGCCTGCTCACCTACCGCGGCTACGACGTGGATGAGCTGGCGGACCGCAGCAGCTTCCTCGAAACGGCCTATCTGCTCATCTGGGGAGACCTGCCCACGGCCTCCCAGCTCGCCTCGTTCCAGCATGAGGTGCAGATGCACCGCCGGGTGAGCTTCCGCATCCGGGACATGATGAAGTGCTTCCCGGCCACGGGGCACCCCATGGACGCGCTGCAGTCGAGCGCGGCCTCACTGGGGCTGTTCTATTCCCGCCGTGCCCTCGACAACCCCGAATACATCTTTGAGGCGGTGGTCCGGCTGATTGCCAAGATCCCCACGATGGTGGCGGCGTTCCAGCTGATCCGCAAAGGCCAGGATCCGATCCAGCCCCGCGACGATCTCTCCTACGCCGCCAACTTCCTCTACATGATCACTGAGCGGGAGCCCGATCCCCTGGCGGCCCGCATCTTCGATGCCTGTCTGATCCTGCACGCCGAGCACAGCCTCAACGCCAGCACCTTCAGTGCCCGCGTCACCGCCAGCACCCTCACCGATCCCTACGCCGTGGTGGCCTCGGCCGTTGGCACCCTCGCCGGCCCCCTGCATGGCGGCGCCAACGAAGACGTGCTGGCCATGCTCGAAACGATCGGCAGCGCCGACCGGGTGGAGGCCTGGCTGGATCAGGCGATTGCCGAGAAGCAGAAGATCATGGGCTTCGGCCACCGTGAGTACAAGGTGAAGGATCCCCGTGCGGTGATCCTGCAGCGCCTGGCCGAGGATCTGTTCGATCGCTTCGGCCACGACCCCCTCTACGACCTGGCCCGCCAGCTGGAGGATGCTGCCGCCGTGCGGCTGGGTCCGAAGGGCATCTATCCGAATGTGGACTTCTATTCCGGCCTGGTGTATCGAAAGCTCGGCATCCCCCGCGATCTGTTCACCCCGATCTTCGCGATCGCCCGCACCGCCGGCTGGCTGGCCCACTGGAAAGAGCAGCTGGGTGCGAATCGCATCTACCGACCCACGCAGATCTACACCGGCACCAGCGATCTCAGCTGGGTGCCCCTGGAGGCCCGCTGA
- a CDS encoding segregation/condensation protein A, which yields MAEAGARLAIRLLQDAAIRGELDPWDVDVIAVVDGFLDQLRQRIGAPRLVVARSDGRQGGSYERDLAETSEAFLAASVLVSLKAEVLEALTFPPEPIEELLEAPCDEGEDSGWGTMIALPRRPERHLRRRPVAPPPLQRPVTLGELIRQLEDIAERLEQEGEGRQRQRSRSRRFSDRAAIEQVANLAHREKLPETTTGLQRFLSHWQAAEDWLDFEVLVSAWARAVQQDPAGEDLDCDRVGVFWALLFLSAQGSVELEQQGGLFGPLHLRRLEQVPAPLPTREILAA from the coding sequence GTGGCTGAAGCAGGCGCCAGGCTGGCCATCCGACTGCTCCAGGATGCAGCGATACGGGGAGAGCTCGACCCGTGGGATGTCGATGTGATTGCCGTGGTGGATGGATTCCTCGACCAGCTGCGCCAGCGCATCGGCGCCCCCCGTCTGGTGGTGGCCCGATCGGATGGGCGCCAGGGGGGGAGTTACGAACGTGATCTTGCCGAAACCAGCGAGGCGTTCCTGGCGGCCTCCGTGCTGGTGAGCCTCAAGGCCGAAGTGCTGGAAGCCCTCACCTTCCCGCCCGAACCGATCGAAGAGCTGCTGGAAGCCCCCTGCGACGAGGGCGAAGATTCGGGATGGGGCACCATGATCGCCCTGCCGCGGCGGCCTGAACGCCACCTGCGCCGCCGTCCCGTGGCGCCTCCCCCCTTGCAGAGGCCCGTGACCCTGGGCGAACTGATCCGCCAGCTGGAGGACATCGCCGAACGCCTCGAACAGGAGGGGGAAGGGCGCCAGCGCCAGCGTTCCCGTAGCCGCCGGTTCAGCGACCGAGCGGCAATCGAACAGGTGGCCAACCTTGCCCACCGCGAGAAGCTGCCGGAGACCACCACCGGACTGCAGCGGTTCCTCAGCCATTGGCAGGCGGCTGAGGATTGGCTGGATTTCGAGGTGCTGGTTAGCGCCTGGGCGCGGGCCGTTCAACAGGATCCGGCCGGAGAGGATCTCGACTGTGATCGGGTGGGCGTGTTCTGGGCCCTGCTCTTCCTCTCCGCCCAGGGATCGGTGGAACTGGAGCAGCAGGGCGGCCTGTTCGGCCCCCTGCACCTGCGTCGCCTCGAACAGGTGCCAGCTCCCCTGCCGACCAGGGAGATCCTGGCTGCCTGA
- the nuoH gene encoding NADH-quinone oxidoreductase subunit NuoH encodes MVTSTISSFAAVATAATVSPGLDLEASFTDVMQGLGLSAGAARLLWLPLPMLLVLVAAVVGVLVSVWLERKISAAVQQRIGPEYAGALGVLQPIADGLKLVFKEDIIPARADGLLFTIGPVLVVIPVILSWLVVPFGQHLVISNVGIGIFLWISLSSIQPIGLLMSGYASNNKYSLLGGLRAAAQSISYEIPLALAVLAVVMMSNSLSTVDIVDQQTGAGILSWNIWRQPVGFLIFWICALAECERLPFDLPEAEEELVAGYQTEYSGMKFALFYLGSYINLVLSALLVSVLYLGGWGFPVPVEWLAGALGQSVDAPVVQMITGATGIVMTVLKAYLLVFLAILLRWTTPRVRIDQLLDLGWKFLLPIALVNLLVTAALKLAFPVAFGG; translated from the coding sequence ATGGTGACCTCCACCATCTCCTCCTTCGCAGCGGTCGCCACCGCGGCGACCGTCAGTCCCGGCCTCGATCTGGAGGCCAGCTTCACCGACGTGATGCAGGGCCTCGGCCTCAGTGCCGGTGCGGCCCGTCTGCTCTGGCTTCCCCTGCCGATGCTGCTGGTGCTGGTGGCCGCCGTGGTGGGCGTGCTGGTGAGCGTCTGGCTGGAACGCAAGATCTCCGCCGCCGTGCAGCAGCGCATCGGTCCGGAATATGCCGGCGCCCTCGGGGTGCTGCAGCCGATTGCCGACGGCCTCAAGCTGGTGTTCAAGGAGGACATCATTCCAGCCCGGGCCGATGGCCTGCTCTTCACCATCGGGCCTGTGCTGGTGGTGATTCCCGTGATCCTCAGCTGGCTGGTGGTCCCCTTTGGCCAGCACCTGGTGATCAGCAACGTCGGGATCGGCATCTTCCTGTGGATCTCCCTCAGCAGCATCCAGCCGATCGGCCTGCTGATGAGTGGCTACGCCAGCAACAACAAGTACTCCCTGCTGGGCGGTCTGCGAGCGGCGGCCCAGTCGATCAGCTACGAAATCCCCCTGGCCCTGGCGGTGCTGGCAGTGGTGATGATGAGCAACTCGCTCAGCACCGTCGACATCGTCGATCAGCAGACCGGCGCCGGCATCCTCAGCTGGAACATCTGGCGCCAGCCGGTGGGTTTCCTGATTTTCTGGATCTGTGCCCTGGCTGAATGCGAGCGCTTGCCCTTTGACCTGCCGGAGGCCGAAGAGGAACTGGTGGCCGGCTACCAGACCGAATACTCCGGCATGAAGTTCGCCCTCTTCTATCTGGGCAGCTACATCAACCTCGTGCTTTCGGCCCTGCTCGTCTCGGTGCTCTATCTGGGTGGATGGGGCTTTCCGGTCCCGGTCGAGTGGTTGGCCGGCGCCCTCGGCCAGTCGGTCGATGCCCCTGTGGTGCAGATGATCACAGGCGCCACCGGCATCGTGATGACCGTGCTCAAGGCCTATCTGCTGGTGTTCCTGGCGATCCTGCTGCGCTGGACCACCCCACGGGTGCGGATCGACCAGTTGCTGGATCTCGGCTGGAAGTTCCTGCTGCCGATCGCCCTGGTGAATCTGCTCGTGACCGCCGCCCTGAAACTCGCCTTCCCGGTGGCCTTCGGCGGCTGA
- a CDS encoding NAD(+) kinase, which translates to MLIERVWLIVRSGSQASQRQARRCVADLKTLGVDVIVAVSGLTSNPFPGLLATEPRLPDLALVLGGDGTVLGAARHLARHNVPILSFNVGGHLGFLTHDPRLMRLSASGAQPSDPADSLWQRLHDDRFALERRLMLEAQVDRGDGVLLGDDSDGAHCALNDFYLRPCLDELSPTCVLELEIDGEVVDQYRGDGLIIATPTGSTGYAMAAGGPILHPGIEAIVITPICPMSLSSRAVVVPPRARLIVWPLGESSRRVKLWKDGAHATELEPGDRCIVQRSPHPALFVILEQSPSYYRTLTRKLHWAGSLDGAEAGPN; encoded by the coding sequence ATGCTGATTGAACGGGTCTGGCTGATCGTGCGCTCCGGCAGCCAGGCTTCCCAGCGGCAGGCTCGCCGCTGCGTCGCCGATCTCAAGACACTCGGAGTCGACGTGATCGTCGCGGTGAGCGGCCTCACCTCCAATCCCTTCCCGGGCCTGCTGGCGACGGAGCCACGCCTGCCGGATCTGGCCCTGGTGCTGGGCGGCGATGGCACCGTGCTCGGGGCTGCCCGCCATCTGGCCCGCCACAACGTGCCGATCCTCAGCTTCAACGTGGGCGGGCACCTGGGCTTCCTCACCCATGATCCCCGGCTGATGCGGCTCAGTGCCAGTGGCGCCCAGCCGTCCGATCCGGCGGACAGCCTGTGGCAGCGCCTGCACGACGACCGTTTCGCCCTGGAGCGCCGCCTGATGCTGGAGGCCCAGGTCGATCGCGGCGATGGGGTGCTGCTGGGCGATGACAGCGATGGAGCCCACTGCGCCCTGAACGATTTCTACCTGCGACCCTGCCTCGATGAGCTGTCGCCCACCTGTGTGCTCGAACTGGAAATCGACGGCGAGGTGGTGGACCAGTACCGCGGCGATGGCCTGATCATCGCCACCCCCACCGGTTCCACGGGATACGCCATGGCGGCGGGTGGACCAATCCTCCATCCGGGCATCGAGGCGATCGTGATCACGCCGATCTGCCCCATGAGTCTTTCCAGCCGGGCGGTGGTCGTGCCGCCGCGGGCGCGACTGATCGTCTGGCCCCTGGGGGAGAGCAGCCGCCGCGTCAAGCTCTGGAAAGACGGCGCCCACGCCACCGAACTGGAGCCGGGCGATCGCTGCATCGTGCAGCGCAGTCCGCACCCGGCCCTGTTCGTGATCCTTGAGCAGAGCCCCTCCTACTACCGCACCCTCACCCGCAAACTCCACTGGGCCGGCAGCCTCGATGGAGCCGAAGCCGGGCCCAACTGA
- a CDS encoding methylenetetrahydrofolate reductase, with translation MQQLHQALTQGHFAVTAEVTPPRGGDCTRTLEAARALRGLVHAVNVTDGSRAVMRMCSLAVCRLLLDAGIEPIWQVACRDRNRIALQADLLGAHALGIRNVLCLTGDPVRAGDQPEARPVNELESVRLLQLVSLLNSGEDPVKGSLPDGPTQLFAGAAADPQSPSWSGLRSRLQRKQEAGARFVQTQMVMETDALRRFVDELAAPLGLPVLAGVFLLKSARNAAFVNRVVPGARIPQHLIERLADAADPAAEGIAIAAEQVRAFSTIAQGVHLMAVKAEERIPAIIRQAGLGPLGQGQVGAEKVGHGLLLG, from the coding sequence TTGCAGCAGCTCCACCAGGCACTCACCCAGGGTCATTTTGCTGTCACTGCCGAGGTGACGCCACCGCGTGGAGGCGATTGCACACGCACCCTGGAGGCGGCGCGAGCTCTGCGGGGTCTGGTTCATGCCGTCAACGTCACCGATGGCAGCAGGGCGGTGATGCGCATGTGCAGCCTGGCGGTGTGCCGTCTGCTGCTGGATGCCGGCATCGAGCCCATCTGGCAGGTGGCCTGCCGCGATCGCAATCGCATCGCCCTGCAGGCGGATCTGCTCGGTGCTCATGCCCTTGGAATCCGCAATGTGCTCTGCCTCACCGGTGATCCGGTGCGGGCCGGCGATCAGCCCGAAGCCAGGCCGGTGAATGAACTGGAATCGGTGCGGTTGCTGCAGCTGGTCAGCCTCCTCAACAGTGGAGAAGATCCTGTCAAGGGCAGCCTGCCCGATGGTCCGACCCAGCTGTTCGCAGGCGCCGCCGCCGATCCCCAGTCACCCAGTTGGAGTGGCCTGCGCAGCCGGCTGCAGCGCAAGCAGGAAGCTGGGGCCCGCTTCGTGCAGACCCAGATGGTGATGGAGACGGACGCCTTACGGCGGTTCGTGGACGAACTGGCCGCCCCCCTGGGTCTGCCTGTGCTGGCGGGGGTGTTCCTGCTCAAGTCGGCGCGGAACGCCGCCTTCGTGAATCGGGTGGTGCCAGGGGCCAGGATTCCCCAGCACCTGATCGAGCGCCTGGCCGATGCCGCCGATCCAGCAGCCGAGGGCATTGCGATTGCGGCGGAACAGGTGCGGGCCTTCAGCACGATCGCCCAGGGCGTTCACCTGATGGCCGTGAAGGCGGAGGAACGCATTCCGGCGATCATTCGCCAGGCGGGTTTAGGGCCTCTGGGACAGGGTCAGGTCGGTGCCGAGAAGGTCGGCCATGGCCTTCTGCTGGGGTGA